The proteins below are encoded in one region of Homo sapiens chromosome 2, GRCh38.p14 Primary Assembly:
- the NMUR1 gene encoding neuromedin-U receptor 1, protein MTPLCLNCSVLPGDLYPGGARNPMACNGSAARGHFDPEDLNLTDEALRLKYLGPQQTELFMPICATYLLIFVVGAVGNGLTCLVILRHKAMRTPTNYYLFSLAVSDLLVLLVGLPLELYEMWHNYPFLLGVGGCYFRTLLFEMVCLASVLNVTALSVERYVAVVHPLQARSMVTRAHVRRVLGAVWGLAMLCSLPNTSLHGIRQLHVPCRGPVPDSAVCMLVRPRALYNMVVQTTALLFFCLPMAIMSVLYLLIGLRLRRERLLLMQEAKGRGSAAARSRYTCRLQQHDRGRRQVTKMLFVLVVVFGICWAPFHADRVMWSVVSQWTDGLHLAFQHVHVISGIFFYLGSAANPVLYSLMSSRFRETFQEALCLGACCHRLRPRHSSHSLSRMTTGSTLCDVGSLGSWVHPLAGNDGPEAQQETDPS, encoded by the exons ATG ACTCCTCTCTGCCTCAATTGCTCTGTCCTCCCTGGAGACCTGTACCCAGGGGGTGCAAGGAACCCCATGGCTTGCAATGGCAGTGCGGCCAGGGGGCACTTTGACCCTGAGGACTTGAACCTGACTGACGAGGCACTGAGACTCAAGTACCTGGGGCCCCAGCAGACAGAGCTGTTCATGCCCATCTGTGCCACATACCTGCTGATCTTCGTGGTGGGCGCTGTGGGCAATGGGCTGACCTGTCTGGTCATCCTGCGCCACAAGGCCATGCGCACGCCTACCAACTACTACCTCTTCAGCCTGGCCGTGTCGGACCTGCTGGTGCTGCTGGTGGGCCTGCCCCTGGAGCTCTATGAGATGTGGCACAACTACCCCTTCCTGCTGGGCGTTGGTGGCTGCTATTTCCGCACGCTACTGTTTGAGATGGTCTGCCTGGCCTCAGTGCTCAACGTCACTGCCCTGAGCGTGGAACGCTATGTGGCCGTGGTGCACCCACTCCAGGCCAGGTCCATGGTGACGCGGGCCCATGTGCGCCGAGTGCTTGGGGCCGTCTGGGGTCTTGCCATGCTCTGCTCCCTGCCCAACACCAGCCTGCACGGCATCCGGCAGCTGCACGTGCCCTGCCGGGGCCCAGTGCCAGACTCAGCTGTTTGCATGCTGGTCCGCCCACGGGCCCTCTACAACATGGTAGTGCAGACCACCGCGCTGCTCTTCTTCTGCCTGCCCATGGCCATCATGAGCGTGCTCTACCTGCTCATTGGGCTGCGACTGCGGCGGGAGAGGCTGCTGCTCATGCAGGAGGCCAAGGGCAGGGGCTCTGCAGCAGCCAGGTCCAGATACACCTGCAGGCTCCAGCAGCACGATCGGGGCCGGAGACAAGTGACCAAGATGCTGT TTGTCCTGGTCGTGGTGTTTGGCATCTGCTGGGCCCCGTTCCACGCCGACCGCGTCATGTGGAGCGTCGTGTCACAGTGGACAGATGGCCTGCACCTGGCCTTCCAGCACGTGCACGTCATCTCCGGCATCTTCTTCTACCTGGGCTCGGCGGCCAACCCCGTGCTCTATAGCCTCATGTCCAGCCGCTTCCGAGAGACCTTCCAGGAGGCCCTGTGCCTCGGGGCCTGCTGCCATCGCCTCAGACCCCGCCACAGCTCCCACAGCCTCAGCAGGATGACCACAGGCAGCACCCTGTGTGATGTGGGCTCCCTGGGCAGCTGGGTCCACCCCCTGGCTGGGAACGATGGCCCAGAGGCGCAGCAAGAGACCGATCCATCCTGA
- the NMUR1 gene encoding neuromedin-U receptor 1 isoform X1, which yields MACNGSAARGHFDPEDLNLTDEALRLKYLGPQQTELFMPICATYLLIFVVGAVGNGLTCLVILRHKAMRTPTNYYLFSLAVSDLLVLLVGLPLELYEMWHNYPFLLGVGGCYFRTLLFEMVCLASVLNVTALSVERYVAVVHPLQARSMVTRAHVRRVLGAVWGLAMLCSLPNTSLHGIRQLHVPCRGPVPDSAVCMLVRPRALYNMVVQTTALLFFCLPMAIMSVLYLLIGLRLRRERLLLMQEAKGRGSAAARSRYTCRLQQHDRGRRQVTKMLFVLVVVFGICWAPFHADRVMWSVVSQWTDGLHLAFQHVHVISGIFFYLGSAANPVLYSLMSSRFRETFQEALCLGACCHRLRPRHSSHSLSRMTTGSTLCDVGSLGSWVHPLAGNDGPEAQQETDPS from the exons ATGGCTTGCAATGGCAGTGCGGCCAGGGGGCACTTTGACCCTGAGGACTTGAACCTGACTGACGAGGCACTGAGACTCAAGTACCTGGGGCCCCAGCAGACAGAGCTGTTCATGCCCATCTGTGCCACATACCTGCTGATCTTCGTGGTGGGCGCTGTGGGCAATGGGCTGACCTGTCTGGTCATCCTGCGCCACAAGGCCATGCGCACGCCTACCAACTACTACCTCTTCAGCCTGGCCGTGTCGGACCTGCTGGTGCTGCTGGTGGGCCTGCCCCTGGAGCTCTATGAGATGTGGCACAACTACCCCTTCCTGCTGGGCGTTGGTGGCTGCTATTTCCGCACGCTACTGTTTGAGATGGTCTGCCTGGCCTCAGTGCTCAACGTCACTGCCCTGAGCGTGGAACGCTATGTGGCCGTGGTGCACCCACTCCAGGCCAGGTCCATGGTGACGCGGGCCCATGTGCGCCGAGTGCTTGGGGCCGTCTGGGGTCTTGCCATGCTCTGCTCCCTGCCCAACACCAGCCTGCACGGCATCCGGCAGCTGCACGTGCCCTGCCGGGGCCCAGTGCCAGACTCAGCTGTTTGCATGCTGGTCCGCCCACGGGCCCTCTACAACATGGTAGTGCAGACCACCGCGCTGCTCTTCTTCTGCCTGCCCATGGCCATCATGAGCGTGCTCTACCTGCTCATTGGGCTGCGACTGCGGCGGGAGAGGCTGCTGCTCATGCAGGAGGCCAAGGGCAGGGGCTCTGCAGCAGCCAGGTCCAGATACACCTGCAGGCTCCAGCAGCACGATCGGGGCCGGAGACAAGTGACCAAGATGCTGT TTGTCCTGGTCGTGGTGTTTGGCATCTGCTGGGCCCCGTTCCACGCCGACCGCGTCATGTGGAGCGTCGTGTCACAGTGGACAGATGGCCTGCACCTGGCCTTCCAGCACGTGCACGTCATCTCCGGCATCTTCTTCTACCTGGGCTCGGCGGCCAACCCCGTGCTCTATAGCCTCATGTCCAGCCGCTTCCGAGAGACCTTCCAGGAGGCCCTGTGCCTCGGGGCCTGCTGCCATCGCCTCAGACCCCGCCACAGCTCCCACAGCCTCAGCAGGATGACCACAGGCAGCACCCTGTGTGATGTGGGCTCCCTGGGCAGCTGGGTCCACCCCCTGGCTGGGAACGATGGCCCAGAGGCGCAGCAAGAGACCGATCCATCCTGA
- the NMUR1 gene encoding neuromedin-U receptor 1 isoform X5, with product MTPLCLNCSVLPGDLYPGGARNPMACNGSAARGHFDPEDLNLTDEALRLKYLGPQQTELFMPICATYLLIFVVGAVGNGLTCLVILRHKAMRTPTNYYLFSLAVSDLLVLLVGLPLELYEMWHNYPFLLGVGGCYFRTLLFEMVCLASVLNVTALSVERYVAVVHPLQARSMVTRAHVRRVLGAVWGLAMLCSLPNTSLHGIRQLHVPCRGPVPDSAVCMLVRPRALYNMVVQTTALLFFCLPMAIMSVLYLLIGLRLRRERLLLMQEAKGRGSAAARSRYTCRLQQHDRGRRQVTKMLSACEAWPPARHLLS from the exons ATG ACTCCTCTCTGCCTCAATTGCTCTGTCCTCCCTGGAGACCTGTACCCAGGGGGTGCAAGGAACCCCATGGCTTGCAATGGCAGTGCGGCCAGGGGGCACTTTGACCCTGAGGACTTGAACCTGACTGACGAGGCACTGAGACTCAAGTACCTGGGGCCCCAGCAGACAGAGCTGTTCATGCCCATCTGTGCCACATACCTGCTGATCTTCGTGGTGGGCGCTGTGGGCAATGGGCTGACCTGTCTGGTCATCCTGCGCCACAAGGCCATGCGCACGCCTACCAACTACTACCTCTTCAGCCTGGCCGTGTCGGACCTGCTGGTGCTGCTGGTGGGCCTGCCCCTGGAGCTCTATGAGATGTGGCACAACTACCCCTTCCTGCTGGGCGTTGGTGGCTGCTATTTCCGCACGCTACTGTTTGAGATGGTCTGCCTGGCCTCAGTGCTCAACGTCACTGCCCTGAGCGTGGAACGCTATGTGGCCGTGGTGCACCCACTCCAGGCCAGGTCCATGGTGACGCGGGCCCATGTGCGCCGAGTGCTTGGGGCCGTCTGGGGTCTTGCCATGCTCTGCTCCCTGCCCAACACCAGCCTGCACGGCATCCGGCAGCTGCACGTGCCCTGCCGGGGCCCAGTGCCAGACTCAGCTGTTTGCATGCTGGTCCGCCCACGGGCCCTCTACAACATGGTAGTGCAGACCACCGCGCTGCTCTTCTTCTGCCTGCCCATGGCCATCATGAGCGTGCTCTACCTGCTCATTGGGCTGCGACTGCGGCGGGAGAGGCTGCTGCTCATGCAGGAGGCCAAGGGCAGGGGCTCTGCAGCAGCCAGGTCCAGATACACCTGCAGGCTCCAGCAGCACGATCGGGGCCGGAGACAAGTGACCAAGATGCTGT CAGCCTGTGAGGCATGGCCACCGGCACGCCATCTTCTTTCCTGA